The following coding sequences lie in one Acidobacteriota bacterium genomic window:
- the raiA gene encoding ribosome-associated translation inhibitor RaiA — protein sequence MNIEFVGRHMTVDDGVRQFAAKKLEKLDKFLQEPVDVKVTLGVEKRRKLAEIHVAHRLGVLQATEATDDMKEAIQMAADKVEKQARRGLSRLKDRRKRGPAPPPGSWPLDVVEVQEDNRPRVIRSTNLVIKPMGVEEAVLQLDSGKNDFLVFRELDSEQVQVIYKRKDGNYGLIAPEF from the coding sequence ATGAACATCGAATTTGTGGGTCGCCACATGACGGTCGATGACGGGGTTCGCCAGTTCGCCGCCAAGAAGCTCGAGAAGCTCGACAAATTCCTCCAGGAGCCGGTCGACGTGAAGGTCACCCTCGGGGTGGAGAAGCGCCGCAAGCTCGCCGAAATCCACGTCGCCCACCGCCTCGGGGTGCTGCAGGCGACGGAGGCCACCGACGACATGAAAGAGGCCATTCAGATGGCCGCCGACAAGGTGGAGAAGCAGGCCCGCCGGGGCCTGAGCCGCCTCAAGGACCGCCGCAAGCGCGGTCCGGCGCCGCCACCCGGGTCCTGGCCCCTGGACGTCGTGGAAGTGCAGGAGGACAATCGCCCGCGGGTGATTCGCTCGACCAATCTGGTGATCAAGCCGATGGGGGTCGAAGAAGCGGTCTTGCAGCTCGACAGCGGCAAGAACGACTTTCTGGTGTTCCGTGAGCTGGACTCCGAGCAGGTGCAGGTGATCTACAAGAGAAAGGACGGCAACTACGGGCTCATTGCGCCCGAGTTCTGA
- the lptB gene encoding LPS export ABC transporter ATP-binding protein has translation MTSDRPRRVLRTESLRKVYRARAVVEDVSIEVGPGEIVGLLGPNGAGKTTTFYMVVGLTPPDAGTVFLGDEDITALPMYLRAQRGISYLPQEPSIFRKMSVEDNLRCIFETLDLSHGEQERRIDQLIQEFGLAKVRKSPGYALSGGERRRVEIARALVINPWHILLDEPFAGIDPIAVLDIQGIIRHLKTMGIGILITDHNVRETLKITDRAYIINNGGILRSGAPDDLSRDPQVRKIYLGEQFQL, from the coding sequence ATGACTAGCGATCGGCCAAGGCGAGTGCTGCGCACCGAGAGCCTGCGCAAGGTCTACCGCGCCCGCGCCGTGGTGGAGGACGTCTCCATCGAGGTCGGTCCGGGTGAGATCGTCGGTCTCCTCGGTCCCAATGGTGCCGGCAAGACGACCACCTTCTACATGGTCGTCGGGCTGACGCCCCCGGACGCCGGCACCGTCTTCCTCGGCGACGAGGACATCACGGCGCTACCGATGTACCTGCGGGCGCAGCGCGGCATCAGCTATTTGCCCCAGGAGCCCTCGATCTTCCGCAAGATGTCCGTCGAGGACAATCTGCGCTGCATCTTCGAGACCCTCGACCTTTCCCACGGAGAGCAGGAGCGGCGCATCGACCAGCTGATTCAGGAGTTCGGCCTGGCGAAGGTTCGCAAGAGTCCGGGGTACGCCCTGTCGGGGGGTGAGCGACGGCGCGTCGAGATCGCCCGAGCGCTGGTCATCAACCCCTGGCACATCCTTCTCGACGAGCCTTTCGCGGGCATCGATCCGATCGCCGTGCTCGACATCCAGGGCATCATCCGGCACCTCAAAACGATGGGCATCGGAATCCTGATCACCGACCATAACGTGCGGGAAACATTGAAAATAACCGACCGCGCTTATATCATCAACAATGGTGGAATCCTGCGATCCGGAGCTCCCGACGACCTATCCCGCGACCCCCAGGTGCGCAAGATCTACCTGGGTGAGCAATTCCAGCTCTAG
- a CDS encoding PTS sugar transporter subunit IIA, translated as MDLASLLSPGLIFHDLQGAQRDEVLRELTGRIAASGAIDQGDILFQRILEREELGSTALGQGVAVPHCKLKGLRQPLLAVALVPAGVEFGAPDGEAVKVLFLLASPEREPVLHLQALAAISKWVRSGGSYERLAAADDSAALFALLATQEIDS; from the coding sequence ATGGATCTTGCTTCACTGCTCAGCCCCGGGCTGATCTTCCACGACCTCCAGGGTGCGCAGCGGGACGAGGTCCTGCGCGAGCTCACCGGCCGCATCGCCGCCAGCGGCGCCATCGACCAGGGGGACATCCTGTTCCAGCGCATTCTCGAGCGCGAAGAGCTCGGCTCGACCGCCCTCGGTCAGGGAGTGGCGGTTCCCCACTGCAAGCTCAAGGGCCTCCGCCAGCCGCTCCTGGCGGTGGCCCTGGTGCCCGCGGGAGTCGAGTTCGGTGCACCCGATGGCGAGGCCGTCAAGGTTCTCTTTCTGCTCGCTTCGCCGGAGCGCGAGCCGGTCTTGCACCTCCAGGCCCTGGCGGCGATCTCGAAGTGGGTGCGCAGCGGCGGCAGCTACGAGCGCCTCGCCGCCGCCGACGACTCGGCCGCCCTGTTCGCTCTCCTCGCGACCCAGGAGATCGACTCGTGA
- the rpoN gene encoding RNA polymerase factor sigma-54, whose translation MALEQKLSLKLAQKLVMTPSLQQAIKLLQMTRMELETLVTQELVENPVLEETSEAPEDVNDRNDPESGDKEPEDNGLDDSIENIDLDAYFGEYWESSGYPSMHEHREDYRMENNLTQEPDLYDHLLWQLHMTDTAPRLREIAETIIGNLNPDGFLVASLEELCDAGLDVSGELEEPYPEEEVLRALELVRSFEPSGVACRDLQESLLHQLLAEVDDAAEEGRGPTAEASLAAPAEADPDEAAEALPESAAEEDDDDLDLPPEVALAIRLIRDHWDLFLRRQFPAIAKTLGVELEALRPAVEKIKTLETRPGRRFSSDRAHYIEPDVHVYRVGQEYVIQLNDDGLPRLRVSRAYRRMLQRMRNDASQSEAQQFIKEKMRSAIWLIKSLDQRQRTIYKVANSIVHQQREFLDHGIDHLRPMVLRDVAEDIGMHESTVSRVVSNKYIHTPRGVFPMKFFFHSGIDREYGDNISSLTVKRKIEQMIQGEDPKRPLSDSELMRVLNREGIQIARRTVAKYRDELSIPSSTERKKIF comes from the coding sequence ATGGCGCTCGAGCAAAAGCTGTCCCTCAAGCTGGCTCAAAAGCTGGTGATGACGCCATCGCTGCAGCAGGCGATCAAGCTGCTGCAGATGACCCGCATGGAGCTCGAGACGCTGGTCACTCAGGAGCTGGTGGAGAATCCCGTCCTCGAGGAGACCAGCGAGGCGCCGGAAGACGTCAACGATCGCAACGATCCCGAATCCGGCGACAAGGAACCGGAAGACAACGGTCTCGACGACTCGATCGAGAACATCGACCTCGACGCCTACTTCGGGGAGTACTGGGAGAGCTCCGGCTATCCCTCGATGCACGAGCATCGAGAGGACTACCGGATGGAGAACAACCTCACCCAGGAGCCGGACCTCTACGATCACCTGCTGTGGCAGCTCCACATGACCGACACCGCGCCGCGCCTGCGGGAGATCGCCGAGACCATCATCGGCAATCTCAACCCCGACGGCTTTCTCGTCGCCAGCCTCGAAGAGCTCTGCGATGCCGGCCTCGATGTCTCCGGCGAGCTCGAGGAGCCCTATCCGGAGGAAGAAGTGCTGCGCGCCCTCGAGCTGGTGCGCAGCTTCGAGCCTTCCGGCGTCGCCTGCCGCGACCTCCAGGAGAGCCTGCTGCACCAGCTCTTGGCGGAGGTCGACGACGCCGCCGAAGAGGGCCGCGGCCCGACGGCCGAGGCGAGCCTTGCGGCGCCGGCCGAGGCCGATCCCGACGAAGCGGCCGAAGCCCTGCCGGAGAGTGCGGCGGAAGAGGATGACGACGACCTCGACCTGCCGCCGGAGGTCGCCCTCGCCATCCGGCTGATCCGCGACCACTGGGACCTCTTCTTGCGGCGCCAGTTCCCGGCCATCGCCAAGACCCTCGGCGTCGAGCTCGAGGCGCTGCGGCCGGCGGTCGAAAAGATCAAGACCCTGGAGACGCGCCCCGGTCGCCGCTTCAGCAGCGATCGCGCCCACTACATCGAGCCCGACGTCCACGTCTACCGGGTGGGCCAGGAGTACGTCATCCAGCTCAACGACGACGGCTTGCCGCGCTTGCGGGTGAGCCGCGCCTATCGGCGTATGCTGCAGCGCATGCGCAACGACGCCAGCCAGAGCGAGGCGCAGCAGTTCATCAAGGAGAAGATGCGCTCCGCCATCTGGCTGATCAAAAGCCTGGACCAGCGCCAGCGGACGATCTACAAAGTGGCCAACTCGATCGTGCACCAACAGCGCGAGTTCCTCGATCACGGCATCGACCACCTGCGCCCGATGGTGCTGCGCGATGTCGCCGAGGACATCGGCATGCACGAGTCGACGGTCAGCCGGGTCGTCTCGAACAAGTACATCCACACGCCGCGCGGCGTGTTTCCCATGAAGTTCTTCTTCCACAGCGGGATCGACCGCGAGTATGGCGACAACATCTCCTCGCTGACGGTCAAGCGCAAGATCGAGCAGATGATCCAGGGTGAGGACCCGAAGCGTCCGCTCTCCGACAGCGAGCTGATGCGGGTGCTCAACCGCGAGGGCATCCAGATCGCCCGGCGCACCGTCGCCAAGTACCGCGACGAGCTTTCGATCCCTTCCTCGACGGAGCGTAAGAAGATCTTCTAG
- the hprK gene encoding HPr(Ser) kinase/phosphatase, with protein sequence MNGITSVAVDELLGPNLVDLALEVLAGDHHLNNAITHPRVQKPGLAFAGYYEYIKPGRVQIIGASETAYLQTLDTETLQQRLDHITRLEIPVFVITKGIAPLPGFLELCRQRELPVLSSSALSSVVIKEISWFLDERLAPSTQVHGVLLEVLGLGVLLIGDSGVGKSESALDLISRGNSLVADDRVVIQRFPNGDLVGSSDGPLRHHMELRGMGIINVQDLFGLAAVRERKTIDLVIELEHWQEGKAYDRHGLDETLYPILDTPVPYLLMPVALGRNVSILVEIAARNHVLKLQGHHSAREFNRKLNAEIERNRRGSSPRQ encoded by the coding sequence GTGAACGGCATCACCAGTGTCGCCGTCGACGAGCTCCTCGGGCCCAATCTGGTCGACCTCGCTCTCGAGGTCCTGGCCGGCGATCACCACCTCAACAACGCCATTACCCACCCGCGGGTGCAGAAGCCGGGTCTGGCCTTCGCCGGCTACTACGAGTACATCAAGCCGGGGCGAGTCCAGATCATCGGCGCCAGCGAAACCGCCTATCTCCAAACCCTCGACACCGAAACCCTGCAGCAGCGCCTCGATCACATCACCCGCCTCGAGATCCCGGTCTTCGTGATCACCAAGGGCATCGCCCCTTTGCCGGGCTTCCTCGAGCTCTGCCGCCAACGGGAGCTGCCGGTGCTGAGCTCCTCGGCCCTGTCGTCGGTGGTGATCAAAGAGATCAGCTGGTTTCTCGACGAGCGCCTGGCACCCTCGACCCAGGTCCACGGCGTCCTGCTCGAAGTGCTCGGGCTGGGGGTCCTTCTGATCGGTGACTCCGGGGTGGGGAAGAGCGAATCGGCGCTCGACCTGATCTCCCGCGGGAACAGCCTGGTGGCCGATGACCGGGTGGTGATCCAGCGCTTTCCCAATGGTGACCTCGTAGGGTCGAGCGACGGACCGCTGCGCCACCACATGGAGCTGCGCGGCATGGGGATCATCAACGTTCAAGATCTCTTCGGCCTGGCGGCGGTGCGCGAGCGCAAGACCATCGATCTGGTGATCGAGCTCGAGCACTGGCAGGAGGGCAAGGCCTACGATCGCCACGGCCTCGACGAGACCCTCTATCCGATTCTCGACACCCCGGTGCCTTACCTGCTGATGCCGGTGGCCCTGGGACGCAACGTTTCCATCCTGGTCGAGATCGCCGCCCGCAACCACGTCCTCAAGCTGCAGGGCCACCATTCGGCGCGCGAGTTCAACCGCAAGCTCAACGCCGAGATCGAACGCAACCGACGCGGCTCGTCCCCGAGGCAATGA
- the rapZ gene encoding RNase adapter RapZ — translation MTDRSDNRAKLVLITGLSGSGKSSVAKAFEDMGYYTVDNLPLPLLRQFIARPLELVQGYRHIAVVADVRAPGFAEEFPALVQDLDRREIEVTLLFLEASDEILVRRFSETRRPHPLAPDRSVIAGIERERELMAELRGLADRVFDSTEWSVHDARRQVGSDFSPSDESDVAMLVSLESFGFKHGIPYGTDLLFDVRFLPNPYFVPGLRERTGLEAPVKEFLDAQEDFHQVGERLTDLLLFLLPRYRHERRSYLTVAVGCTGGRHRSVAVAEELARRLDAAGWETRVSHRDLERHGKGANKA, via the coding sequence ATGACCGATCGATCCGACAATCGCGCCAAGCTGGTTCTCATCACCGGTCTCTCGGGTTCGGGCAAGAGTTCGGTGGCCAAGGCCTTCGAGGACATGGGCTACTACACCGTCGACAACCTGCCGCTGCCGCTGCTGCGGCAGTTCATCGCCCGTCCCCTCGAGCTGGTCCAGGGCTATCGCCACATCGCCGTGGTCGCCGACGTCCGGGCCCCGGGCTTCGCCGAGGAGTTCCCGGCCCTGGTGCAGGACCTCGACCGGCGCGAGATCGAAGTGACCCTGTTGTTTCTCGAGGCCTCGGACGAGATTCTGGTGCGGCGGTTCTCGGAAACCCGCCGCCCCCACCCTCTGGCCCCGGACCGCTCGGTGATTGCCGGCATCGAGCGCGAGCGCGAGCTGATGGCGGAGTTGCGTGGCCTGGCCGACCGGGTGTTCGACAGCACCGAATGGTCGGTCCACGACGCCCGCCGGCAGGTCGGCTCGGACTTCTCACCGTCGGACGAGTCCGACGTGGCGATGCTGGTGTCCCTGGAGAGCTTCGGCTTCAAGCACGGCATTCCCTACGGTACCGACCTGCTGTTCGATGTTCGCTTCTTGCCGAACCCCTATTTCGTCCCCGGACTGCGCGAGCGCACCGGTCTCGAAGCACCGGTGAAGGAATTCCTCGACGCTCAAGAAGATTTTCACCAGGTGGGAGAGCGGCTGACGGACCTCCTGCTGTTTCTCCTGCCGCGTTACCGCCATGAGCGGCGCAGCTATCTGACGGTGGCCGTCGGCTGCACCGGCGGGCGTCATCGCTCGGTGGCAGTGGCCGAAGAGCTGGCCCGCCGCCTCGACGCCGCCGGTTGGGAAACGCGAGTCTCCCATCGCGACCTGGAGCGCCACGGAAAGGGCGCGAACAAGGCGTAA